GTGAAGTGACGTATGAAGCGATGTGGCGTGGGATCGATGAAGTGAAGCCGGGAAAGCATCTGGGCGATATCGGCTATGCCATTCAGAAGCTGGCGGAAGGTGTCGGCTATAGCGTGGTGCGAGAATTTTGCGGACACGGCATCGGCGCTAAATTTCATGAAGATCCGCAAGTATTGCATTACGGGCGGCGCGGTACTGGCATGGAGCTCAAACCGGGTATGATTTTTACCATCGAACCGATGATTAACGCCGGTAAAGCGGCGATCCGCCACCTTCCGGACGGCTGGACCATCACCACCAAGGACGGCAGTTTGTCGGCGCAGTGGGAGCACACCATCCTGGTGACTGACAACGGTTACGAAGTGCTCACCGTATCCGCAGGTTCTCCGCCGAAACCGGTTTACCGTTTTTCCAGTTAATCCATTTTCCATTCCCGCAGAGTATAGATCATGACCCGAAGCCATCAGCGTACCGCCGGACAACTCCGCCCGGTCAGAATTACCCGCCATTACACCAAGCACGCCGACGGTTCCGTGCTGATCGAATGCGGCGATACCAAAGTCATTTGTACCGCCAGCATCAGCGAACAGATTCCGCCGTTCCTGAAAGGTCAAGGGCAGGGATGGTTGACCGCCGAATACGGCATGCTGCCCGGATCGACGCATACGCGCATGCAGCGTGAAGCGGCAAAAGGCAAGCAAACCGGCCGTACCATGGAAATCCAGCGCTTGATCGGCCGCGCGTTGCGTGCCGTGGTCGATTTGAAAAAACTCGGCGAGCGTACCATCCAGATCGATTGCGATGTGATCCAGGCGGACGGCGGCACGCGCACGGCCAGCATCACCGGCGCGTTCGTGGCGTTGCACGACGCAGTCGGCCGATTGATCTATCAGCAACTGATCGAAACTTCGCCGATCCTCGATCATGTCGCGGCGATTTCGGTCGGCATACATCAAGGTATCCCGGTGCTCGA
The nucleotide sequence above comes from Gammaproteobacteria bacterium. Encoded proteins:
- the map gene encoding type I methionyl aminopeptidase, with amino-acid sequence MTVTIKTSQEIETMRIAGRLAAEVLDYIAPHVVAGVTTEELDDLCHRYMVDVQKTIPAPLNYAPAGHSPYPKSICTSVNNQICHGVPGQKRLKNGDIVNIDITVIYEGYHGDTSRMFYVGEPSIQARRLCEVTYEAMWRGIDEVKPGKHLGDIGYAIQKLAEGVGYSVVREFCGHGIGAKFHEDPQVLHYGRRGTGMELKPGMIFTIEPMINAGKAAIRHLPDGWTITTKDGSLSAQWEHTILVTDNGYEVLTVSAGSPPKPVYRFSS
- the rph gene encoding ribonuclease PH — its product is MTRSHQRTAGQLRPVRITRHYTKHADGSVLIECGDTKVICTASISEQIPPFLKGQGQGWLTAEYGMLPGSTHTRMQREAAKGKQTGRTMEIQRLIGRALRAVVDLKKLGERTIQIDCDVIQADGGTRTASITGAFVALHDAVGRLIYQQLIETSPILDHVAAISVGIHQGIPVLDLDYSEDSACDTDMNVVMTGSMGLVEVQGTAEGSAFSREELGSMLDLAQHGIQELIAKQKSALAVEATHG